The following are encoded in a window of Numida meleagris isolate 19003 breed g44 Domestic line chromosome 13, NumMel1.0, whole genome shotgun sequence genomic DNA:
- the SOCS1 gene encoding suppressor of cytokine signaling 1, whose product MVAHSKVSADNAVAADPRCLLDPPARDRSQARGYRGAGRPGAVQAPSSTHFRTFRSQADFSSITRASSLLDACGFYWGPLTVSAAHEKLKSEPEGTFLIRDSTQKNCFFAISVKTATGPTSIRINFQTGRFSLDGSKETFDCLFKLLEHYLSSPRKVLVTPLRKVRVQPLQELCRKSIVKTFGRENLNQIPLNPVLKDYLKSFPFQI is encoded by the coding sequence ATGGTAGCGCACAGCAAGGTGTCAGCAGACAATGCAGTTGCAGCAGACCCGCGATGTCTACTTGACCCTCCGGCACGGGATCGCTCTCAGGCTCGAGGCTACCGCGGCGCAGGCCGGCCTGGCGCTGTGCAGGCACCGAGCAGCACGCACTTCCGAACCTTTCGCTCGCAGGCGGATTTCAGTAGCATCACTCGAGCAAGCAGCCTGCTGGATGCCTGCGGCTTCTACTGGGGACCACTGACCGTCAGCGCTGCCCACGAGAAGCTGAAGTCTGAGCCCGAGGGCACCTTCCTCATCAGGGACAGCACACAGAAGAATTGTTTCTTTGCCATCAGTGTTAAGACTGCGACTGGGCCCACCAGCATCCGGATAAACTTTCAGACCGGGCGTTTCAGCCTGGATGGCAGCAAGGAGACCTTTGATTGTCTTTTTAAGCTGCTGGAACATTACTTAAGCTCTCCGAGGAAAGTACTGGTCACCCCCCTGCGCAAAGTCCGTGTGCAGCCCCTGCAGGAGCTCTGCCGGAAGAGCATCGTGAAGACTTTTGGAAGAGAGAATTTGAACCAGATCCCTCTCAATCCTGTGCTAAAGGACTATCTGAAAtcctttccatttcagattTAA